From the genome of Ornithobacterium rhinotracheale, one region includes:
- the thiH gene encoding 2-iminoacetate synthase ThiH, with product MKSFNEVLADYSWDETLQSIHQKTEKDVLKALSHTQRDLEDFKALISPSAKPYLEQMAQESHERTRKRFGNTMQMYSPMYLSNECHNICTYCGFSFTNKIPRRTLTDTEILQEAEFIKSKGYDHILLVTGEANRTVGVDYLYNAIRLLRPHFSNISIEVQPLKQEEYAYLKEAGLYATLVYQETYHRETYRQHHPKGKKSNFDFRLETPDRLGQAGLHKIGIGALLGLEDWRADSFFTALHLKHLQKTYWKTKYSISFPRLRPFSGGIKPKVEMTDADLVQLICAYRLLDEDIELSISTRENAKFRDNIIHLGITSMSAESKTNPGGYAVEPQSLEQFEISDERTTDEVYNMLKKSNLEPVWKDWEKAW from the coding sequence ATGAAAAGTTTTAATGAAGTCTTAGCTGATTATAGCTGGGACGAAACGCTCCAGAGCATTCACCAAAAAACAGAAAAAGATGTGCTAAAGGCACTATCTCATACACAAAGAGATTTAGAAGATTTCAAAGCCTTAATCTCCCCTTCTGCAAAGCCCTATTTAGAGCAAATGGCTCAAGAAAGCCACGAGCGAACAAGAAAGCGTTTTGGCAATACTATGCAAATGTATTCGCCTATGTATCTGAGCAATGAATGTCATAATATTTGCACCTATTGCGGATTTAGTTTTACTAATAAAATTCCTCGCAGAACGCTCACAGATACTGAAATTTTGCAAGAAGCGGAATTTATAAAAAGTAAAGGTTACGACCATATTCTACTCGTAACAGGAGAAGCCAATCGCACTGTGGGGGTAGATTATTTATACAATGCCATTCGGTTGTTGCGTCCTCATTTTTCCAATATCTCAATTGAAGTTCAGCCATTAAAACAAGAAGAATATGCTTATTTAAAAGAAGCGGGGCTATACGCCACATTGGTTTACCAAGAAACTTATCATAGAGAAACTTACCGACAGCATCATCCAAAAGGAAAAAAATCAAATTTTGATTTTAGACTAGAAACACCCGATAGATTAGGACAAGCGGGATTACACAAAATCGGAATCGGAGCTTTGCTAGGCTTAGAAGATTGGCGAGCAGATAGTTTTTTCACAGCACTGCATTTAAAACATCTGCAAAAAACTTATTGGAAAACCAAATATTCAATTTCCTTCCCTCGCCTTAGACCATTCAGTGGCGGAATCAAGCCTAAAGTTGAAATGACAGATGCGGATTTAGTCCAGCTTATTTGTGCCTATCGCCTTTTAGACGAAGATATTGAACTTTCAATTTCCACCCGTGAAAATGCTAAATTTCGAGATAACATTATACACTTAGGAATCACCTCCATGAGTGCCGAATCTAAAACAAATCCAGGAGGCTACGCTGTGGAACCTCAATCTTTGGAACAATTTGAAATTTCAGATGAACGCACCACCGATGAGGTATATAATATGTTGAAAAAAAGTAATTTAGAACCCGTTTGGAAAGACTGGGAAAAAGCTTGGTAA
- a CDS encoding HesA/MoeB/ThiF family protein — MLNEKEKKQYARHILLSEIGIEKQVKLKNSSVLVIGAGGLGCPILQYLAAAGVGNIGIIDPDKVSASNLHRQILFTHNDLGKPKTEVAKKHLSHLNPFIQIESYPFALNEKNALALFKKYDLIVEGSDSFSTKYLTNDACVLTEKPFILGSIFKFEGQLSVYNYRNNATYRCLFPEPINSADMPTCSEVGVLGVLPGVVGTLMANEAIKILTEIGNVLAGKLLKINLLNLEINIFEFEKDPDIQIAEISPITVSCSNRNHEIDFETYQKNKENYYLLDVRTYEEREISHIGGLHIPLHELPNRWQELPTQKPVVVYCAHGVRSARAISFLEQKMPNQAFLNLENGISDT; from the coding sequence ATGTTGAACGAAAAAGAAAAAAAACAATACGCACGCCATATCCTACTCAGCGAAATAGGAATAGAGAAGCAAGTGAAATTAAAAAACTCCTCTGTCTTAGTCATTGGAGCAGGTGGCTTGGGGTGCCCCATTTTGCAATATCTAGCTGCCGCCGGCGTAGGAAACATCGGAATTATAGATCCAGACAAAGTGAGTGCAAGCAATCTCCATCGGCAAATTTTATTTACTCACAACGACCTCGGAAAACCTAAAACAGAAGTTGCCAAAAAGCATTTATCTCACCTCAACCCCTTTATCCAAATCGAAAGTTATCCTTTTGCACTAAATGAGAAAAATGCTTTAGCTCTTTTCAAAAAATACGATTTAATCGTCGAAGGAAGTGATAGCTTTAGCACAAAATATCTCACAAATGACGCTTGTGTTTTAACCGAAAAACCATTTATTTTAGGTTCCATTTTTAAATTTGAAGGGCAACTCTCGGTGTACAATTACAGGAACAATGCAACCTATCGCTGCCTTTTTCCCGAGCCTATAAACAGTGCCGACATGCCAACTTGTAGCGAAGTAGGTGTTCTCGGTGTTTTACCAGGTGTCGTAGGGACTTTAATGGCAAATGAGGCGATTAAAATTTTAACAGAAATCGGTAATGTATTAGCAGGTAAATTGCTTAAAATTAATTTATTAAATCTAGAAATTAATATTTTTGAATTTGAAAAAGATCCTGACATTCAAATTGCGGAAATCTCCCCCATAACTGTGAGTTGCTCAAACAGAAACCATGAAATAGATTTTGAAACTTATCAAAAAAATAAGGAAAACTATTATTTACTAGATGTGCGCACCTACGAAGAGCGAGAAATTTCCCACATAGGAGGTCTGCATATTCCTCTACACGAACTCCCCAATCGCTGGCAAGAATTGCCCACTCAAAAACCCGTAGTGGTATATTGTGCTCACGGTGTTCGCAGTGCTAGAGCCATTTCGTTTTTAGAACAAAAAATGCCTAATCAGGCTTTTTTAAATTTAGAAAATGGAATCTCTGACACTTAA
- the thiD gene encoding bifunctional hydroxymethylpyrimidine kinase/phosphomethylpyrimidine kinase: MKKAQNIFSVLSIAGFDGSGGAGMQADVKTISALGGYATTVLTALPVQNTMGVQSIFEIPPDVVKQQLESVLEDIRPDAIKIGMVYKTEIAQIIAEFLAEMPDVPVVFDPVMVSSSGKKLFDEQANEFLIQKFFPKVSILTPNLDEASILANMPIKSVEDMEKAGNIIMGMGVQSVLLKGGHLEGDRLTSLFFDTDKSIHRFESQKIISKNTHGTGCTLSSAIATYVASGKTFLESVSIAQEYVYQAILHAKDKAWGKGKGSLHHFYKQF, from the coding sequence ATGAAAAAAGCTCAAAATATATTTTCGGTTTTGTCCATTGCAGGTTTCGATGGGAGTGGAGGGGCTGGTATGCAAGCAGATGTCAAAACAATTTCTGCACTTGGGGGATATGCGACTACGGTGCTGACTGCCTTGCCTGTTCAAAATACGATGGGAGTACAATCTATTTTTGAAATTCCGCCAGATGTCGTGAAACAACAGCTTGAAAGTGTGCTTGAAGATATCCGCCCCGATGCGATAAAGATAGGAATGGTTTATAAAACAGAAATTGCACAAATTATAGCCGAATTTTTAGCAGAGATGCCAGATGTTCCTGTTGTTTTTGATCCTGTGATGGTTTCTTCAAGCGGAAAGAAATTGTTTGATGAGCAAGCAAACGAATTTTTAATTCAAAAGTTTTTTCCTAAAGTTTCTATTCTCACGCCCAATCTTGATGAAGCCTCTATTTTGGCAAATATGCCTATTAAATCGGTAGAGGATATGGAAAAAGCAGGAAATATAATCATGGGAATGGGTGTGCAATCCGTTTTGTTAAAAGGTGGGCATTTAGAGGGAGATCGACTGACTTCGCTTTTTTTTGATACAGATAAATCTATTCATCGATTTGAAAGTCAGAAAATTATTTCTAAAAATACGCACGGGACGGGCTGCACTCTTTCCTCTGCCATTGCGACTTATGTTGCCTCTGGAAAAACATTTTTGGAATCCGTTTCAATTGCACAAGAGTATGTGTATCAAGCAATTTTGCATGCTAAAGATAAAGCTTGGGGAAAGGGCAAGGGTTCTCTACATCATTTTTATAAACAATTTTAA
- a CDS encoding M20/M25/M40 family metallo-hydrolase, with product MKDTFFKEKSLDFLEKYLNVASPTGYESAGQKIWIDYIKKYVDEVHTDAYGTAYGIINPKAKFKVVIEAHADEISWYVNYITEDGLIYVVRNGGSDQAIAPSKRVNIHTKNGIVEGVFGWPAIHTRLHGKDEAPKIESIFIDIGAKDKKEVEEMGVHVGCVITYPDEFKIMNDRYFCCRALDNRIGGFMIAEVARLLKENKKKLKFGLYITNSVQEEVGLNGAKMIAETIKPNAAIVTDVTHDTTTPMIDKKKEGEQKCGAGPVIAYAPAVHHTLRNIIEKAAEDNKIPFQRAALSRYTGTDTDAFAYSNGGVPSALLSLPLRYMHTTVEMVHKDDVKNLIQLMYESLLKIENNHDFSYFQD from the coding sequence ATGAAAGATACATTTTTTAAAGAAAAAAGTCTGGACTTTTTAGAAAAATACCTAAATGTGGCCTCTCCTACGGGCTACGAGTCTGCTGGGCAAAAAATCTGGATAGATTACATTAAAAAGTATGTAGACGAGGTGCATACTGATGCCTATGGCACTGCTTATGGAATCATTAACCCCAAAGCTAAATTTAAAGTTGTGATAGAGGCGCACGCTGATGAAATTTCGTGGTATGTGAATTATATCACCGAAGATGGCTTAATTTATGTCGTGCGAAATGGTGGCTCAGACCAAGCCATAGCCCCCTCCAAAAGGGTAAATATCCATACCAAAAACGGAATTGTAGAAGGTGTATTTGGGTGGCCCGCCATTCACACCCGCCTGCACGGGAAAGATGAAGCGCCTAAAATAGAATCTATCTTTATAGACATAGGTGCTAAGGATAAAAAAGAAGTAGAAGAGATGGGCGTGCATGTGGGCTGCGTGATAACTTACCCCGATGAGTTTAAAATAATGAATGATAGATATTTCTGCTGCCGTGCATTGGACAATAGAATTGGAGGATTTATGATTGCAGAAGTAGCCAGATTGCTAAAAGAGAATAAGAAAAAACTGAAATTCGGGCTATATATCACCAATTCAGTGCAGGAAGAAGTGGGGCTAAACGGTGCTAAAATGATTGCCGAGACCATTAAGCCCAATGCTGCCATCGTTACCGATGTTACGCACGACACCACCACCCCAATGATTGATAAGAAAAAAGAAGGTGAACAAAAATGTGGTGCAGGCCCCGTAATTGCTTATGCCCCAGCCGTACACCATACGCTTAGAAACATAATTGAAAAAGCAGCAGAAGACAATAAAATCCCATTTCAGCGTGCGGCGCTCTCTCGCTATACAGGCACCGATACCGATGCCTTTGCATACAGCAACGGAGGCGTGCCATCAGCACTGCTAAGCCTGCCACTTCGCTATATGCACACCACTGTGGAAATGGTGCATAAAGATGATGTGAAAAACTTAATCCAGCTGATGTATGAATCATTGCTAAAAATCGAAAATAATCATGATTTCAGCTATTTTCAGGATTAA
- a CDS encoding DUF4294 domain-containing protein, with amino-acid sequence MKRFFATGILLILGINWANAQSPDFDKEVSDSAIDSINWEQPTIKLEDVNAYSLKFNKEIEKKYYIWLERRVDDIYPFLQKAVTEYYLVKDSAEHIASKRERRRYIKKRYNELADQYEAKLKQLSTSRGQILSKLIHKETGKTTYDIIKELRGGFSAFLWNTAGGAFDIDLKKEFNPEKTREDLYLAVILQRGIASGKYQPIDKNPTRRRENLRPIIEALRKGSKS; translated from the coding sequence ATGAAAAGATTTTTTGCGACAGGAATTTTATTAATTTTAGGAATAAATTGGGCAAATGCACAGAGCCCAGATTTTGATAAAGAGGTAAGCGATAGCGCAATTGATTCCATTAACTGGGAGCAGCCCACCATTAAGCTAGAAGATGTAAACGCTTACTCTTTAAAATTTAATAAAGAAATTGAAAAAAAATACTACATCTGGCTGGAACGCCGTGTAGATGACATCTACCCCTTTCTGCAAAAGGCCGTTACGGAATATTATTTGGTGAAAGATAGCGCCGAGCATATCGCAAGCAAGCGCGAGCGCAGACGATATATTAAGAAACGCTACAATGAATTGGCCGACCAGTACGAGGCGAAATTAAAGCAACTTTCCACCTCACGAGGGCAAATTTTAAGTAAGCTCATTCATAAGGAAACGGGCAAAACGACTTATGATATCATCAAAGAGCTACGCGGAGGCTTTTCGGCATTCTTGTGGAATACAGCAGGCGGCGCCTTTGACATTGATTTAAAAAAGGAATTTAACCCAGAAAAAACACGCGAAGACCTATACCTCGCCGTGATTTTACAGCGCGGCATTGCCAGCGGAAAATACCAGCCTATCGATAAAAATCCTACTCGCAGGAGGGAAAATCTGCGCCCAATTATTGAGG